Proteins from a genomic interval of Panthera tigris isolate Pti1 chromosome A2, P.tigris_Pti1_mat1.1, whole genome shotgun sequence:
- the ZYX gene encoding zyxin produces MAAPRPPPAISVSVSAPAFYAPQKKFGPVVAPKPKVNPFRPGDSEPPPAAGAQRAQMGRVGEIPPPPAEDFPPPPPPILGDGDDSEGALGGAFPPPPPPIEEPFPLAPLEEEIFPSPPPPLEEEGGPEAAIPPPPQPREKVSSIDLEIDSLSSLLDDMTRNDPFKARVSSGYVPPPVATPYIPKSNTKPATGGTAPLPPWKSPSSSQPLPQAQAQPLSQTQFHVQPQVKPQVQLHVQPQPQSQPQPQPVPLANTQPRGPPAPSPAPKFSPVASKFTPVASKFSPGAPGGPGSQPNQKLGSPEAPSSSSTGSPQSPSFTYAQQKERPRVQEKQHPVAPPAQSQNQVRSPGAPGPLTLKEVEELEQLTQQLMQDMEHPQRQNVAVNESCGRCHQPLARTQPAVRALGQLFHITCFTCHQCEQQLQGQQFYSLEGAPYCEGCYTDTLEKCNTCGQPITDRMLRATGKAYHPQCFTCVVCSCPLEGTSFIVDQANRPHCVPDYHKQYAPRCSVCEGPIMPEPGREETVRVVALDKNFHMKCYKCEDCGKPLSIEADDNGCFPLDGHVLCRKCHTARAQT; encoded by the exons ATGGCGGCCCCCCGCCCGCCTCCCGCGATCTCCGTGTCGGTCTCCGCTCCGGCTTTTTACGCCCCGCAGAAGAAGTTCGGCCCGGTGGTGGCCCCAAAGCCCAAAGTGAATCCTTTCCGGCCCGGGGATAGCGAGCCTCCCCCGGCCGCCGGGGCCCAGCGCGCGCAGATGGGCCGGGTGGGCGAGATCCCCCCGCCGCCCGCGGAAG ACTttcccccgccaccccctcccaTCCTTGGGGATGGCGACGACTCGGAGGGAGCTCTGGGAGGtgccttcccacctccccctccccctatcGAGGAACCGTTTCCCCTTGCGCCTCTGGAGGAGGAGATCTTCCCTTCCCCACCGCCTccactggaggaggagggagggcctgAGGCCGCCATACCTCCCCCCCCACAG CCCAGGGAGAAGGTGAGCAGTATTGATTTGGAGATCGACTCTCTGTCCTCACTGCTGGATGACATGACCAGGAATGATCCCTTCAAAGCCCGG GTGTCATCTGGATATGTACCCCCACCAGTCGCTACTCCATACATTCCCAAGTCCAATACTAAGCCTGCAACTGGGGGCACAGCACCCCTGCCTCCTTGGAAGTCCCCTTCTagctcccagcctctgccccaggCTCAGGCTCAGCCTCTGAGCCAGACCCAGTTCCACGTGCAGCCCCAGGTCAAGCCTCAGGTCCAGCTTCAcgtgcagccccagccccagtcccagccccagcctcagcctgtGCCTTTGGCGAACACCCAGCCTCGAGGACCCCCAGCCCCATCTCCGGCCCCAAAGTTTTCTCCAGTGGCTTCCAAGTTTACTCCTGTGGCTTCCAAGTTCAGCCCTGGAGCCCCAGGGGGACCTGGGTCACAGCCTAATCAGAAGTTGGGGTCCCCTGAAGCTCCCTCTTCCAGTAGCACAGGCTCCCCTCAGTCCCCCAGCTTCACCTATGCTCAGCAGAAGGAGAGGCCCCGAGTGCAGGAGAAGCAGCATCCAGTGGCCCCACCAGCGCAAAGCCAAAATCAg GTCCGCTCCCCTGGGGCCCCCGGACCTCTGACTCTGAAGGAGGTGGAGGAGCTGGAGCAGCTGACCCAGCAGCTGATGCAGGACATGGAGCACCCTCAGAGGCAGAACGTGGCTGTCAACG AGTCCTGTGGCCGGTGTCATCAGCCCCTGGCACGCACGCAGCCTGCAGTTCGGGCTCTGGGGCAGTTGTTCCACATCACCTGCTTTACCTGCCACCAGTGTGAGCAGCAGCTGCAGGGACAGCAGTTCTACAGCCTGGAGGGGGCGCCCTACTGTGAGGGCTGCTATACC GACACCCTGGAGAAGTGCAACACCTGCGGACAGCCCATCACTGACCGCATGCTGAGGGCCACCGGCAAAGCCTACCACCCGCAGTGCTTCACCTGTGTGGTCTGCTCCTGCCCGCTGGAGGGCACCTCCTTCATTGTGGATCAGGCCAACCGGCCCCACTGTGTACCCGACTACCACAA GCAGTACGCCCCCAGGTGCTCGGTCTGCGAAGGGCCCATCATGCCTGAGCCTGGCCGCGAGGAGACCGTGCGAGTGGTCGCTCTGGATAAGAACTTCCACATGAAGTGCTACAAGTGTGAG gacTGCGGGAAGCCACTGTCCATTGAGGCAGATGACAACGGCTGCTTCCCCCTGGATGGCCACGTGCTCTGCCGGAAGTGCCACACTGCCAGAGCCCAGACCTGA